The Halarchaeum grantii genome contains a region encoding:
- a CDS encoding IMPACT family protein, whose product MSEDAYETLAGPGEARFEIRGSEFVGRARPVATVEAAEAFVEEVQDAYADASHNVPCYRVRVESGGPGSGHLLREYQSDDGEPSGSSGKPALNVLQQRDVQNAVVVVTRYFGGTELGVGGLARAYSRAVKEAVDDAGLTTQKPQERFAATVAYDDSGTVRGILESADCAFDADYAERVAFEVTCDRDDADALRERLRDATSGRVELE is encoded by the coding sequence GTGAGCGAGGACGCCTACGAGACGCTCGCCGGGCCGGGGGAAGCGCGCTTCGAGATTCGGGGCTCCGAGTTCGTCGGCCGCGCGCGGCCCGTGGCCACCGTCGAGGCCGCCGAGGCGTTCGTCGAGGAGGTACAGGACGCCTACGCGGACGCGAGCCACAACGTGCCGTGCTACCGGGTGCGAGTAGAGTCCGGGGGGCCCGGCTCGGGCCACCTGCTCCGCGAGTACCAGAGCGACGACGGCGAGCCCTCCGGGTCGTCCGGGAAGCCCGCCCTGAACGTCCTCCAGCAGCGCGACGTCCAGAACGCCGTCGTGGTCGTCACGCGCTACTTCGGCGGCACCGAACTCGGCGTGGGCGGCCTCGCGCGGGCGTACTCGCGGGCGGTGAAGGAGGCCGTCGACGACGCCGGGCTCACGACGCAGAAGCCACAGGAGCGCTTCGCGGCGACGGTGGCGTACGACGACTCCGGGACGGTGCGGGGCATCCTCGAGTCCGCGGACTGCGCGTTCGATGCCGACTACGCGGAGCGGGTCGCCTTCGAGGTGACGTGCGACCGCGACGATGCCGACGCGTTGCGAGAGCGGTTGCGCGACGCGACGAGCGGTCGCGTCGAGCTGGAGTGA
- a CDS encoding TRAP transporter permease, which produces MSDRPPTEAESDALPEEADEIVQELERKRSLRGWAAVAAAVIGIAFSVFQLWLAARGFSLTLSLPVVGRVQVAAFQQLQVNAIHVTFALLLAFLLFPPTQGEGFLARRLSAVRAAIHDRFDGAVVRVTDAVAAALAWFMLDDDGERVTPADLVCMALAVLAGGYVVTEFDEIQRLRVFGLESGRPIQEVFPVLHGVVDVVAALGIPLDATSYAFLAGVAGTLLVLEATRRALGFPLMVLVGSFLVYARFGYLIPSSAPLVGVFGTTQIDWYTIVQNLWFNTENGVFGLPVSVSVQYIYIFVLFGAFLEMSGAGRWFIDFAYSLTGSRKGGPAKASILASGFMGTISGSSIANTVTTGAFTIPLMKRSGYRAEFAGAVEASASSGGQILPPVMGAAAFLIVSYTGTPFNEVVVAAAIPAVVFFFGVWVMVHLEASRTGIGGVDPSELVDAIPHLRRGWFYLLPLVLLLVYLVGIRYTPARSAWFTIVALIALVALLAAYNERTRLPLIGAISALFLAEMASFAATGVSLLGFLTGASGTPMGLRAAFDYAAPNLGWIVTLVSVAVLLVRPRGDSPLLDYDDHVAESAETVAETVGRPDLLGNRPFEYATFLGSAMESGARTATTVVVAVAAAGIIPGVVASTGLGPNLTSLILAVSGESLVLLLIITAISSIILGMGMPTTVTYIILVSLLGPAISQIGGIPILAAHLFILYFGVIADITPPVAVAAYAASGIAKSDQFQTGVEAFTLSLNKAIVPFAFIFAPGILLLRGTGGPATVRTLTMADVLDVGFFVPEVLVPVIAVFLGVYALGPTVIGYLYSPLSRVERAGFAVAALWLMAPGFFGVVRDTLGVPPLAFDLAVRALGFVVFAALLLKNRRTRDGASGDHDPTPDAPVDA; this is translated from the coding sequence ATGAGTGATAGACCACCCACCGAGGCCGAATCGGACGCGCTCCCCGAGGAGGCCGACGAGATCGTTCAGGAACTGGAACGCAAACGCTCCCTTCGCGGCTGGGCCGCCGTCGCCGCCGCCGTCATCGGCATCGCCTTCTCCGTCTTCCAGCTCTGGCTCGCCGCCCGCGGCTTCTCCCTCACGCTCTCGCTCCCCGTCGTCGGGCGCGTGCAGGTCGCTGCCTTCCAGCAGCTCCAGGTGAACGCCATCCACGTGACGTTCGCGCTCCTGTTGGCCTTCCTGCTCTTCCCGCCGACGCAGGGCGAGGGCTTCCTCGCGCGGCGCCTCTCGGCCGTGCGCGCGGCGATCCACGACCGCTTCGACGGCGCCGTCGTCCGCGTCACAGACGCCGTCGCCGCCGCCCTCGCGTGGTTCATGCTCGACGACGACGGCGAGCGCGTCACGCCCGCCGACCTCGTCTGCATGGCGCTCGCGGTGCTCGCCGGCGGCTACGTCGTCACGGAGTTCGACGAGATCCAGCGCCTCCGCGTCTTCGGCCTCGAATCCGGGCGCCCGATACAGGAGGTCTTCCCCGTCCTGCACGGCGTCGTCGACGTCGTCGCCGCGCTCGGCATCCCGCTCGACGCCACGTCCTACGCGTTCCTCGCGGGCGTCGCGGGGACGCTCCTCGTCCTCGAGGCGACGCGGCGCGCGCTCGGCTTCCCGCTGATGGTGCTCGTCGGCTCCTTCCTCGTCTACGCGCGCTTCGGCTACCTCATCCCGAGCAGCGCGCCGCTCGTCGGCGTCTTCGGGACGACGCAGATCGACTGGTACACCATCGTCCAGAACCTCTGGTTCAACACCGAGAACGGCGTCTTCGGCCTCCCGGTGAGCGTCAGCGTGCAGTACATCTACATCTTCGTGCTCTTCGGGGCGTTCCTCGAGATGTCCGGCGCGGGCCGCTGGTTCATCGACTTCGCCTACTCGCTCACCGGCTCGCGGAAGGGCGGCCCCGCGAAGGCGAGCATCCTCGCGAGCGGCTTCATGGGCACCATCAGCGGCTCCTCCATCGCGAACACCGTCACGACGGGCGCGTTCACCATCCCGTTGATGAAGCGCTCGGGCTACCGCGCCGAGTTCGCGGGCGCCGTCGAGGCCTCCGCGTCCTCGGGCGGGCAGATCCTCCCGCCCGTCATGGGCGCGGCCGCGTTCCTCATCGTCTCCTACACGGGGACGCCGTTCAACGAGGTCGTCGTCGCCGCCGCCATCCCCGCCGTCGTCTTCTTCTTCGGCGTCTGGGTGATGGTCCACCTCGAGGCCTCCCGGACGGGCATCGGCGGCGTCGACCCCTCCGAACTCGTCGACGCCATCCCCCACCTCCGCCGGGGCTGGTTCTACCTCCTCCCGCTCGTCCTCCTCCTCGTCTACCTCGTCGGCATCCGCTACACGCCCGCCCGCTCCGCGTGGTTCACCATCGTCGCGCTCATCGCGCTCGTCGCGCTCCTCGCCGCGTACAACGAGCGCACGCGCCTCCCGCTCATCGGCGCGATCAGCGCGCTCTTCCTCGCCGAAATGGCGTCCTTTGCCGCCACCGGCGTCAGCCTCCTCGGGTTCCTCACCGGTGCGTCGGGCACGCCGATGGGCCTGCGCGCCGCCTTCGACTACGCCGCGCCGAACCTCGGCTGGATCGTCACGCTCGTCAGCGTCGCCGTCCTCCTCGTCCGCCCGCGCGGTGACAGCCCGCTCCTCGACTACGACGACCACGTCGCGGAGTCCGCCGAGACGGTCGCCGAGACCGTCGGGCGCCCCGACCTCCTCGGCAACCGGCCGTTCGAGTACGCGACCTTCCTCGGGTCCGCGATGGAGTCCGGCGCGCGCACCGCGACGACCGTCGTGGTCGCCGTCGCCGCCGCCGGCATCATCCCCGGCGTCGTCGCCTCCACCGGCCTCGGTCCGAATCTCACGAGCCTCATCCTCGCCGTCAGCGGCGAGTCGCTCGTCCTCCTCCTCATCATCACCGCGATCTCCTCGATCATCCTCGGGATGGGGATGCCGACGACCGTCACCTACATCATCCTCGTCAGCCTCCTCGGACCCGCCATCTCCCAGATCGGCGGCATCCCGATCCTCGCCGCCCACCTCTTCATCCTCTACTTCGGCGTCATCGCGGACATCACGCCGCCGGTCGCCGTCGCCGCCTACGCGGCCTCCGGGATCGCGAAATCCGACCAGTTCCAGACCGGCGTCGAGGCGTTCACCCTCTCGCTGAACAAGGCCATCGTGCCGTTCGCGTTCATCTTCGCGCCCGGCATCCTCCTCCTTCGCGGGACCGGCGGCCCGGCCACCGTCCGCACGCTCACGATGGCGGACGTCCTCGACGTCGGCTTCTTCGTCCCCGAAGTCCTCGTCCCCGTCATCGCGGTCTTCCTCGGCGTCTACGCGCTCGGGCCGACCGTCATCGGCTACCTCTACTCGCCGCTCTCCCGGGTCGAGCGCGCCGGGTTCGCCGTCGCGGCGCTCTGGCTCATGGCGCCCGGCTTCTTCGGCGTCGTCCGCGACACGCTCGGCGTCCCGCCGCTCGCCTTCGACCTCGCGGTCCGCGCGCTCGGGTTCGTCGTCTTCGCCGCGCTCCTCCTGAAGAACCGCCGGACCCGCGACGGCGCGAGCGGCGACCACGACCCGACCCCCGACGCGCCCGTCGACGCCTGA
- a CDS encoding DUF1850 domain-containing protein produces the protein MSALDRLTGGSRERSTRRVALAFLFALLLVSATATASAVPVGEQLVVTDQQTGDELIVTPVHENSTVALVYMHSVQKSRVLDQYAVRGHTLVYTRMEFESYGWGLPSRSAVREVNGTFVLEDPDWQGRELNVKPGRVADHELVVDGRTYDLVNRSDARAVTIRVTDRSLLEAALDTTTNE, from the coding sequence ATGTCCGCACTCGACCGACTCACCGGCGGCTCCCGCGAGCGCTCGACGCGTCGCGTCGCCCTCGCGTTCCTCTTCGCCCTCCTTCTCGTCTCCGCGACCGCGACCGCCTCGGCCGTCCCCGTCGGCGAGCAGCTCGTCGTCACCGACCAACAGACGGGCGACGAACTCATCGTCACGCCCGTTCACGAGAACTCCACGGTCGCGCTCGTCTACATGCACAGCGTCCAGAAGTCCCGCGTCCTCGACCAGTACGCCGTCCGCGGGCACACGCTCGTCTACACGCGCATGGAGTTCGAGTCCTACGGCTGGGGGCTCCCGAGCCGCTCGGCCGTCCGCGAAGTCAACGGGACGTTCGTCCTCGAAGACCCCGACTGGCAGGGCCGCGAACTCAACGTGAAGCCCGGCCGCGTCGCCGACCACGAACTCGTCGTCGACGGCCGGACCTACGACCTCGTCAACCGCTCGGACGCGCGCGCCGTCACCATCCGCGTGACCGACCGCTCCCTCCTCGAGGCCGCACTCGACACCACCACCAATGAGTGA
- a CDS encoding TAXI family TRAP transporter solute-binding subunit, whose product MSSFDRRTFLKTTGVAGIAALAGCSQSGGGDGDGETTTSTSSTTSSGGETRLSWHAGGTGGTYYPLSNEFKSVIEGHTDYGVQVQSTGASVENVGSLYSGDADFALIQNDIAYFAKNGTGIDAFQDNPIENLRGVATLYPETIHVVTLAESGIETLQDLKGKRVNTGDLGSGTQVDALQILNAVGITQDDFEEQNTSFSQASEQLRNGDVDATFTVGGWPVGAISDLATTEDVRIVPIDGDAREQVKDAASFFADDQIPAGTYSGIDEAVPTVAVQAMIATNAEASADVVENVTAAVFDNVDELTIKTDFISKASAQDGMSIDLHEGAQAYFG is encoded by the coding sequence ATGTCCTCTTTCGACCGACGGACGTTCCTGAAGACGACCGGCGTCGCTGGCATCGCGGCTCTCGCGGGCTGTTCGCAGAGCGGCGGCGGTGACGGCGACGGCGAGACCACGACTTCCACGTCCTCCACGACGTCGAGCGGCGGCGAGACGCGCCTCTCCTGGCACGCCGGCGGTACCGGCGGGACCTACTACCCGCTCTCCAACGAGTTCAAGAGCGTCATCGAGGGCCACACCGACTACGGCGTGCAGGTCCAGTCCACGGGCGCGAGCGTCGAGAACGTCGGCAGCCTCTACTCCGGCGACGCCGACTTCGCGCTCATTCAGAACGACATCGCGTACTTCGCGAAGAACGGCACCGGCATCGACGCCTTCCAGGACAACCCCATCGAGAACCTCCGTGGCGTCGCGACGCTCTACCCGGAGACCATCCACGTCGTCACGCTCGCCGAATCCGGCATCGAGACCCTTCAGGACCTCAAGGGCAAGCGCGTGAACACCGGCGACCTCGGCTCCGGTACGCAGGTCGACGCGCTCCAGATCCTCAACGCCGTCGGCATCACGCAGGACGACTTCGAGGAGCAGAACACGAGCTTCAGTCAGGCGTCCGAGCAGCTCCGTAACGGCGACGTCGACGCGACGTTCACCGTCGGCGGCTGGCCCGTCGGCGCGATCAGCGACCTCGCCACCACCGAGGACGTCCGCATCGTCCCCATCGACGGCGACGCCCGCGAGCAGGTCAAGGACGCCGCGTCCTTCTTCGCGGACGACCAGATCCCCGCCGGCACCTACAGCGGCATCGACGAGGCCGTCCCCACCGTCGCCGTGCAGGCGATGATCGCGACGAACGCCGAGGCGTCCGCCGACGTCGTCGAGAACGTCACCGCCGCCGTCTTCGACAACGTCGACGAACTCACCATCAAGACCGACTTCATCTCGAAGGCGAGCGCCCAGGACGGCATGTCCATCGACCTCCACGAGGGCGCACAGGCCTACTTCGGCTAA
- the upp gene encoding uracil phosphoribosyltransferase: MPIEDRDDAHVITHALAKDTLSKLRDKHTEQVAFRKGLVKLGRIAGYEVIDGAMETEYVSIETPLTETTGERVKGLDDVVIINVLRAATPFVEGLLKAFPRAKQGVISAGRDEEAGMNENGEFPITVDYVKLPDIREEDTVIVADPMLATGSTMCTVLDAVLEDQPDPENLFVLSAVSAPDGLLRVSEQFPEADLLTVSIDDHLDENGYIIPGLGDAGDRAFRTN; this comes from the coding sequence ATGCCCATCGAGGACCGAGACGACGCGCACGTCATCACGCACGCGCTCGCGAAGGACACGCTCTCGAAACTCCGCGACAAGCACACCGAGCAGGTCGCCTTCCGGAAGGGCCTCGTGAAACTCGGCCGCATCGCCGGCTACGAGGTCATCGACGGCGCGATGGAGACCGAGTACGTCTCCATCGAGACCCCGCTCACCGAGACGACGGGCGAGCGCGTGAAGGGCCTCGACGACGTCGTCATCATCAACGTCCTGCGCGCCGCGACGCCGTTCGTCGAGGGCCTGCTGAAGGCCTTCCCGCGCGCGAAACAGGGCGTCATCTCCGCCGGTCGCGACGAGGAAGCCGGGATGAACGAGAACGGCGAGTTCCCCATCACCGTCGACTACGTCAAACTCCCCGACATCCGCGAGGAGGACACCGTCATCGTCGCCGACCCGATGCTCGCGACGGGGTCGACGATGTGCACCGTCCTCGACGCCGTCCTCGAGGACCAGCCCGACCCGGAGAACCTCTTCGTGCTCTCCGCCGTCTCCGCTCCCGATGGGCTGCTCCGCGTCAGCGAGCAGTTCCCCGAGGCCGACCTCCTCACCGTCTCCATCGACGACCACCTCGACGAGAACGGCTACATCATCCCCGGCCTCGGCGACGCGGGCGACCGGGCGTTCCGCACGAACTGA
- a CDS encoding ArsA family ATPase → MASFTFFGGKGGVGKTTVSAAFGLRCADAGQETLLVSTDPAHSTSDLFEQAFDDEPRPVEGYENLDAMEIDPEAEVEEHLSSIRREMAEQVSQVVVNEIDAQIEMAHNTPGAHEAALFDRLIRVMREEAEAYDRVVVDTAPTGNTLRLLSLPTFLGDWIDRLIEKREKSLDLYEMAALGGEEPHKSAADDPIVKRLRERKEKFEFAGKTLREDAEFYLVLNPDDLSVAETRRALERLGGHDLDVRGVVVNKVTPEPDPGEDGRGARYLRERCARERERIAEIEGSFPVPVVARIESRTGEVKGDVLRDVAAELAIDVGASASRAR, encoded by the coding sequence ATGGCGTCGTTCACCTTCTTCGGCGGGAAGGGCGGCGTCGGGAAGACGACGGTCTCGGCGGCGTTCGGCCTGCGCTGTGCCGATGCAGGTCAGGAGACGCTGCTCGTCTCCACCGACCCCGCGCACAGCACCTCCGACCTCTTCGAGCAGGCCTTCGACGACGAGCCGCGACCGGTCGAGGGGTACGAGAACCTCGACGCGATGGAGATCGACCCGGAGGCGGAGGTCGAGGAGCACTTATCGAGCATTCGCCGCGAGATGGCCGAGCAGGTGAGTCAGGTCGTCGTCAACGAGATCGACGCACAGATCGAGATGGCGCACAACACGCCGGGCGCCCACGAGGCCGCGCTCTTCGACCGGCTGATCCGCGTGATGCGCGAGGAGGCCGAGGCGTACGACCGCGTCGTCGTCGACACCGCGCCGACCGGCAACACCCTGCGGTTGCTCTCGCTCCCGACGTTCCTCGGCGACTGGATCGACCGCCTCATCGAGAAGCGCGAGAAGAGCCTCGACCTCTACGAGATGGCGGCGCTCGGCGGCGAGGAGCCACACAAGTCGGCGGCGGACGACCCCATCGTGAAGCGCCTCCGCGAGCGCAAGGAGAAGTTCGAGTTCGCCGGCAAGACGCTCCGCGAGGACGCCGAGTTCTACCTCGTGTTGAACCCGGACGACCTCTCCGTCGCGGAGACCCGGCGCGCGCTCGAACGCCTCGGGGGGCACGACCTCGACGTTCGCGGCGTCGTCGTGAACAAGGTGACGCCCGAACCCGACCCCGGTGAGGACGGGCGCGGGGCGCGCTACCTCCGCGAGCGGTGTGCGCGCGAGCGCGAGCGCATCGCGGAAATCGAGGGGTCGTTCCCGGTGCCGGTCGTCGCGCGCATCGAGTCCCGGACGGGCGAGGTGAAGGGCGACGTCCTGCGCGACGTCGCTGCCGAACTCGCCATCGACGTCGGGGCCTCGGCGTCGCGGGCACGCTGA
- a CDS encoding carbon starvation CstA family protein gives MVAILWLVVGILALFSVGYLGYSRYLAQFVGLDEDAETPAHKYEDGQEYVPAKKPVLLGHHYSSIAGGAPIVGPITAGLLWGWLPAVLWIAIGNPLMGAVHDFVSLSASLRHEGRSIGYIIGEYIGDDGKNLLLWFAFLTIILVVAVFAFVVGLVFAQYPSAATASILYIMLALVFGVYLYQLDLPFIPGTVVFVALVFASVFVGMRFPIELTQQQWIPIVLLYSLIASVLPVWTLLQPRDYLSSFLLYAGVGGALVAVVVGTLFATSNAPLVTNIPAFTGFGGNSTLGAFSPLFPMLFVTIACGTISGFHSLVSSGTTAKQLNKETDARLIGYGGMLGEGLLATISLCAVAVVGVTASDATGGVGLALPKFAKGGGIFLSSLGIPVEFGAPFMALVMVSFLLTSTDTALRLGRYLFEEIVGQPETQVEEVASNRYANSLFQCVVAYVLIASGTWTPLWQLFGSANQLLAALALLTATVWLANWDESKQLISTGVPMVLMAGITVCALVYLEYYQNLYQGLLLGNTESAAWSLALQVIIGTVLIGLALSLLQKGIANVRKARSRGGQPATDGGTEQ, from the coding sequence ATGGTAGCGATTCTCTGGCTGGTGGTCGGAATCCTCGCCCTGTTCAGCGTCGGATACTTGGGGTACTCCCGGTATCTCGCGCAGTTCGTCGGCCTCGACGAGGACGCCGAAACACCGGCTCACAAGTACGAAGACGGACAGGAGTACGTCCCGGCGAAGAAGCCGGTACTCCTCGGGCACCACTATTCGAGCATCGCCGGCGGGGCACCGATCGTCGGCCCCATCACCGCCGGCCTCCTGTGGGGGTGGCTCCCCGCGGTCCTCTGGATCGCCATCGGGAACCCCCTGATGGGCGCCGTCCACGACTTCGTCTCGCTGAGCGCCAGCCTCCGCCACGAGGGGCGTTCGATCGGATACATCATCGGCGAATACATCGGCGACGACGGGAAGAACCTCCTGCTGTGGTTCGCGTTCCTCACCATCATCCTCGTCGTCGCCGTCTTCGCGTTCGTCGTCGGCCTCGTCTTCGCGCAGTATCCGAGCGCCGCGACGGCGAGCATCCTCTACATCATGCTCGCGCTCGTCTTCGGCGTCTACCTCTACCAGCTCGACCTCCCGTTCATCCCAGGGACGGTCGTCTTCGTCGCGCTCGTCTTCGCGAGCGTCTTCGTCGGGATGCGCTTCCCCATCGAGCTCACCCAACAGCAGTGGATCCCCATCGTGTTGCTCTACTCGCTGATCGCGAGCGTCCTCCCCGTCTGGACGCTCCTCCAGCCGCGCGACTACCTCTCCTCGTTCCTCCTCTACGCGGGCGTCGGTGGCGCGCTCGTCGCCGTCGTCGTCGGCACGCTCTTCGCGACGTCGAACGCGCCGCTCGTGACGAACATCCCGGCGTTCACCGGCTTCGGCGGGAACTCGACGCTCGGCGCGTTCAGCCCGCTCTTCCCGATGCTGTTCGTCACCATCGCCTGCGGGACGATCAGCGGCTTCCACTCGCTCGTCTCCTCGGGCACCACCGCGAAACAGCTCAACAAGGAGACGGACGCCCGCCTCATCGGCTACGGTGGGATGCTCGGCGAAGGCCTCCTCGCCACGATCTCGCTCTGCGCGGTCGCCGTCGTCGGCGTCACGGCGAGCGACGCCACCGGCGGCGTCGGCCTCGCGCTCCCGAAGTTCGCGAAGGGCGGCGGCATCTTCCTCAGTAGCCTCGGCATCCCCGTCGAATTCGGCGCGCCGTTCATGGCGCTCGTCATGGTGAGCTTCCTCCTCACCTCCACGGACACCGCGCTCCGCCTCGGGCGCTACCTCTTCGAGGAGATCGTCGGTCAGCCCGAGACGCAGGTCGAAGAGGTCGCCTCGAACCGCTACGCGAACAGCCTCTTCCAGTGCGTCGTCGCGTACGTCCTCATCGCCTCCGGGACGTGGACGCCGCTCTGGCAGCTCTTCGGGAGCGCGAACCAGCTGCTCGCCGCGCTCGCGCTCCTCACCGCCACCGTCTGGCTCGCGAACTGGGACGAGAGCAAGCAGCTCATCAGCACGGGCGTCCCGATGGTGCTGATGGCCGGTATCACCGTCTGCGCGCTCGTCTACCTCGAGTACTACCAGAACCTCTATCAGGGGCTGCTGCTCGGGAACACCGAGAGCGCGGCGTGGTCGCTCGCCCTTCAGGTCATCATCGGGACGGTGCTCATCGGCCTCGCGCTCTCCCTCCTCCAGAAGGGCATCGCGAACGTCCGGAAGGCGCGTTCGCGCGGCGGCCAACCCGCGACCGACGGCGGCACCGAACAGTAG
- a CDS encoding cupin domain-containing protein, producing MSYHVIDPEELAATPDRPCDRRPVGEAAGLENFALNVYTAQPGEEVPLAYHYHDEQEEAFVVLDGTLTVETPELDYAVEAGETFVAEPGSPHRAHVPADAPSAARVVAVGAPAVDDAHPYEDA from the coding sequence ACGTCATCGACCCCGAGGAGCTAGCGGCTACTCCCGACCGCCCCTGCGACCGCCGCCCCGTCGGCGAGGCCGCCGGCCTCGAGAACTTCGCGCTGAACGTCTACACCGCCCAACCGGGCGAGGAGGTCCCGCTCGCCTACCACTATCACGACGAACAGGAGGAGGCGTTCGTCGTCCTCGATGGCACGCTCACCGTCGAAACGCCGGAGCTCGACTACGCCGTCGAGGCGGGCGAGACGTTCGTCGCGGAACCCGGGAGCCCGCACCGCGCGCACGTCCCCGCAGACGCCCCCTCGGCCGCGCGGGTCGTCGCCGTCGGCGCGCCGGCCGTCGACGACGCCCATCCCTACGAGGATGCCTGA